A portion of the Phacochoerus africanus isolate WHEZ1 chromosome 5, ROS_Pafr_v1, whole genome shotgun sequence genome contains these proteins:
- the LOC125128267 gene encoding LOW QUALITY PROTEIN: ubiquitin-40S ribosomal protein S27a-like (The sequence of the model RefSeq protein was modified relative to this genomic sequence to represent the inferred CDS: inserted 2 bases in 1 codon), translating into MDLEKQISQDPGPLEGNLAITAGLGHTGGSFHCGYAQHRRQGRHCGRGAGADLTLTSFEDSHKLSDLPSAGEAPPGCRYFEDLTAKTTSLKVEPLDAIEKETTKTQEKAGIPPERQRPIFAGKHPEDGHTVSEYNLQKESTLHLVVRCRXRRKKSCSIPKKSKQRRKKVKLAVLKYDTGDENSKISPLPWQRPSGECGAGVFPASRFDRHYRGTYYLTYCFNKSEDK; encoded by the exons ATGGACCTGGAGAAACAGATCAGCCAGGACCCCGGACCCTTAGAGGGGAACCTTGCAATAACTGCAGGGCTGGGCCACACTGGCGGAAGCTTTCATTGTGGTTACGCTCAGCACAGAAGACAGGGACGACACTGTGGCAGGGGAGCAGGGGCAGACCTCACATTAACCTCATTTGAAGACTCCCACAAGCTTTCGGATCTGCCGTCTGCGGGGGAAGCACCGCCAGGATGCCGCTATTTTGAAGACCTTACGGCCAAGACCACCAGTCTCAAGGTCGAACCCTTGGATGCAATAGAAAAGGAAACGACCAAGACCCAGGAGAAGGCAGGAATTCCTCCTGAGCGGCAAAGACCGATCTTTGCCGGCAAGCACCCGGAAGATGGACATACTGTGTCTGAATACAAC cttcagaaggaGTCCACTCTTCATCTTGTAGTGAGATGTCG GAGAAGGAAGAAGTCTTGCAGCATTCCCAAAAAGAGCaagcagaggagaaagaaggtTAAGCTGGCTGTCCTGAAATATGACACGGGGGATGAGAACAGCAAAATTAGTCCTCTTCCTTGGCAGCGCCCTTCAGGTGAATGTGGTGCTGGAGTTTTTCCAGCCAGCCGCTTTGACAGACATTATCGTGGCACATATTATCTGACCTATTGTTTCAACAAATCCGAAGACAAGTAA